From Patescibacteria group bacterium, the proteins below share one genomic window:
- a CDS encoding peptidoglycan DD-metalloendopeptidase family protein: protein MRDSAAHRFNKKNRLQILAIAIIAVFLLLPGLIYVYAQYGNVQSLQTSIDQKKESIDHLKREISTYAQSIRLRQSQAASLSNQIAIINDQVQRLELSIKLTEEEIGETQMEIEQTQELIAQYERSLLLKRAELAANLRYLKQREGMQEMFALLTHDNLSEYYHDIKNIEQLQSSIAATVNEYDRVKKEAELKHAELTAKQEQLVQLKSQLDEQQLQLGSQRSVKAQLLVDTRRSETKYTSLLESAKREQNAIESEVSTIEKKLRAEMQKGERLKKLQALGNTIFAWPVPPNVITAYFHDPDYPYRYIFEHPAIDIKAAYKTSVHAAASGYVGIAKDAGMGYSYIMLIHNDGYATVYGHLSKIYVRSDEFVTQGQVIGLSGGTPGTPGAGRLTTGPHLHFEIRQQGIPVNPLDYIP from the coding sequence ATGAGAGACAGCGCAGCTCATCGTTTTAATAAAAAAAATAGATTACAGATACTGGCGATCGCAATCATCGCCGTATTTTTATTATTGCCGGGTCTTATTTATGTGTATGCGCAATATGGCAATGTGCAATCATTGCAAACGAGCATAGATCAGAAAAAAGAATCCATAGACCACCTGAAACGTGAAATTTCCACGTATGCGCAGAGTATCCGACTTCGCCAATCGCAAGCTGCCTCCCTGTCAAATCAAATTGCTATTATCAATGACCAGGTACAGCGGCTCGAACTTTCCATAAAACTTACCGAAGAGGAAATCGGCGAGACGCAAATGGAAATTGAGCAAACGCAGGAATTAATTGCCCAATATGAGCGATCACTCCTCTTGAAACGCGCTGAGCTTGCGGCGAACCTCCGTTATCTCAAGCAGCGAGAGGGGATGCAGGAGATGTTTGCGCTCCTGACACATGACAATCTTTCCGAATACTACCATGATATAAAAAACATTGAGCAACTGCAGTCCTCCATTGCCGCTACAGTCAATGAATATGACCGCGTGAAAAAAGAAGCGGAATTGAAACATGCAGAATTAACGGCAAAACAAGAGCAACTCGTGCAGTTAAAATCACAGCTTGATGAACAGCAGCTCCAGCTGGGATCGCAGCGTTCTGTAAAAGCTCAGTTGCTTGTCGATACCCGCCGTTCTGAGACAAAATATACGTCCTTGCTGGAAAGCGCAAAACGCGAACAAAACGCGATCGAGTCAGAGGTGAGCACTATAGAAAAAAAACTGCGCGCAGAGATGCAGAAAGGCGAACGTTTGAAAAAATTGCAAGCGCTTGGCAATACTATTTTTGCGTGGCCGGTTCCGCCTAATGTGATTACCGCATATTTCCATGACCCTGACTACCCTTATCGCTATATTTTTGAACATCCCGCCATTGATATTAAGGCGGCCTACAAAACATCCGTGCACGCCGCAGCCAGCGGTTATGTGGGCATTGCAAAAGACGCGGGCATGGGCTACTCCTACATAATGCTAATCCATAATGACGGGTATGCGACGGTGTACGGCCATTTATCGAAAATTTATGTGCGCAGTGATGAATTTGTCACGCAAGGGCAGGTAATAGGCTTGTCAGGTGGCACTCCGGGCACCCCCGGCGCAGGGAGACTCACTACAGGACCACATCTGCATTTTGAAATCCGCCAACAGGGAATACCTGTTAACCCGCTGGATTATATTCCGTAA
- the gltX gene encoding glutamate--tRNA ligase: protein MNINQICVRVAPSPTGDMHIGTLRVALFNWLFARQRKGKFIVRIEDTDQTRYKPESVKSILEGLAWAGLDWDEGPIMKNPKFIRSSDRMPDRMIGQIPNSNMDDLIAEKGEGGPYFQSQRIEEYRKYAEILLEKGVAYRCFCTPQRLEKMRKEQEANKQPSMYDKHCAALSSDEIAKQLASNAPYVIRLKIPEKGTITVNDLIHGDVTFDLRLVDDQVLLKSDQYPTYHLANVVDDHLMGITHVLRGDDWLPSLPKHILLYQGLGWEIPQFGHLPLILAPDRTKLSKRHGAISVLAMRDAGYLPHALLNFTLLLGWNPGKGNEQEIFTKEEMLALFSLEGIQKSPAVFNYEKLNWINKHYIKLMPLEDLASRAIPHLTASGLITPLEKGEWLTLDKRIIRDDYMQSVAALLQTRLVVLKDIGQDLEYLFDRPFYDASLLIGKGEQRDTAIAHLIETKEYFHTMPENMFKAPDFDTTLKAWIKDTQRTNSQILWPLRVALSGKEQSPSPFELMNILGKDETIKRIENAIESLQTLNA, encoded by the coding sequence ATGAATATTAATCAAATTTGTGTAAGAGTTGCCCCATCGCCTACAGGAGACATGCACATTGGCACGCTCCGCGTGGCGCTATTTAATTGGCTCTTCGCGCGGCAGCGCAAGGGCAAATTTATTGTCCGCATTGAAGATACAGATCAAACGCGCTACAAACCTGAAAGCGTAAAATCAATCTTAGAAGGGCTTGCATGGGCAGGGCTTGATTGGGATGAAGGACCAATAATGAAAAATCCTAAATTCATCCGGTCATCCGACCGGATGCCCGATCGTATGATCGGGCAAATCCCAAATTCCAATATGGATGACTTAATTGCAGAAAAAGGAGAAGGAGGGCCGTATTTTCAATCGCAAAGAATAGAGGAGTATCGTAAGTACGCTGAAATACTTCTAGAGAAGGGAGTTGCATACCGGTGTTTTTGCACACCTCAAAGGCTGGAAAAAATGAGGAAAGAGCAAGAAGCGAATAAACAACCGTCCATGTATGACAAACATTGCGCCGCATTATCATCGGATGAAATTGCAAAGCAGTTGGCGTCAAACGCGCCATACGTCATTCGGCTTAAAATACCAGAGAAAGGAACGATAACAGTAAATGATTTAATTCACGGTGATGTCACATTTGATTTACGCCTTGTGGACGATCAAGTGCTTCTGAAATCTGACCAATACCCCACTTATCATCTCGCCAACGTCGTTGACGATCACCTTATGGGCATCACGCATGTATTGCGGGGCGATGATTGGCTGCCCTCGCTACCAAAACATATATTGCTCTACCAAGGATTAGGCTGGGAAATTCCCCAATTCGGCCATCTCCCTTTAATCTTAGCGCCCGACAGAACTAAACTCAGCAAGCGCCATGGCGCAATTTCGGTACTGGCAATGCGGGATGCCGGATACCTGCCCCATGCGCTTCTAAATTTCACCCTTTTACTTGGCTGGAATCCTGGTAAGGGAAACGAGCAAGAGATTTTTACGAAAGAAGAAATGCTCGCACTGTTCAGCCTCGAAGGCATCCAAAAATCTCCTGCCGTATTCAATTATGAAAAATTAAACTGGATAAATAAGCACTATATCAAACTGATGCCCCTTGAAGATCTCGCCTCGAGAGCCATCCCGCATTTAACCGCATCAGGCCTTATCACCCCGCTTGAAAAAGGGGAGTGGCTTACCCTCGATAAGCGCATTATTCGCGATGACTATATGCAATCTGTGGCTGCACTGCTTCAGACCAGGCTCGTTGTGCTCAAAGACATCGGGCAAGATCTTGAATATCTTTTTGACCGCCCCTTCTACGACGCATCACTGCTCATAGGGAAAGGGGAACAGCGCGATACGGCCATAGCCCACCTAATTGAAACCAAGGAGTACTTCCACACGATGCCGGAAAATATGTTTAAAGCTCCTGACTTTGATACCACATTGAAGGCGTGGATAAAAGATACACAAAGGACCAACAGCCAGATTCTTTGGCCGCTTCGCGTGGCCTTAAGCGGCAAAGAGCAAAGTCCCAGCCCTTTTGAATTAATGAACATTCTTGGTAAGGATGAAACGATTAAAAGAATTGAAAACGCAATTGAATCGCTTCAAACTCTCAACGCATAA
- a CDS encoding WecB/TagA/CpsF family glycosyltransferase, translating into MEILNIRVDATTKVELGQFAFTFIQGNTQHHLVSINPEAVVRAQHDPSFAHALQHASLALTDGFGIQLAAKLLKLPPPVRLTGVECVQYLCSLAATHGWNVYLFGGRGDTAERAAHRLRQQFPGLYIHGDEGIPEKEQGTRNKEQNIEEVIKRIRLFKTQILFVALGQPKQELWIAEHLSRMPSVKIAMGVGGAFDFLAGNVARAPNFIRAMGLEWLWRLILQPWRIFRIINATVRFMFLIATKSRK; encoded by the coding sequence ATGGAAATCTTAAATATCCGCGTAGATGCAACAACTAAAGTAGAGCTTGGGCAATTTGCGTTTACTTTTATTCAAGGCAATACACAACATCATTTGGTATCTATCAATCCCGAAGCAGTGGTTCGCGCGCAGCACGATCCGTCATTTGCTCATGCCCTGCAACACGCATCGCTTGCCCTTACTGACGGATTTGGAATACAACTGGCTGCAAAACTATTAAAACTGCCTCCGCCCGTAAGGCTTACTGGCGTTGAATGCGTTCAGTATTTGTGTTCGCTTGCCGCAACGCATGGTTGGAATGTATATCTTTTTGGCGGAAGAGGGGATACTGCAGAAAGGGCCGCACACCGCTTGCGCCAGCAATTTCCGGGATTATATATCCATGGCGATGAGGGAATTCCTGAAAAAGAACAAGGAACAAGGAACAAGGAACAAAATATTGAGGAAGTAATAAAACGTATTCGACTTTTTAAAACGCAGATATTATTTGTGGCGTTAGGACAGCCGAAGCAAGAGCTCTGGATAGCCGAACACTTGTCTCGCATGCCTTCCGTAAAAATTGCCATGGGCGTGGGCGGCGCTTTTGATTTTCTCGCGGGCAATGTGGCCCGCGCGCCGAATTTTATACGCGCTATGGGCTTGGAATGGCTTTGGCGGCTTATACTCCAGCCGTGGCGCATCTTTCGTATAATAAACGCTACAGTGCGCTTCATGTTTCTCATTGCGACAAAATCACGTAAATGA